The DNA region TCTTATCTTTCTACTAGTGGAGTTGTAATAAAAATATATACAGGTATTATGAGAAACAATAAATTCATTGACATGCTAAGCAATTATGCTATTTTGGTTAGTACTGGTGCCATATTCATAATAATATCTGCTATTATAATAAATACAAGAAGGGAGGCAATATAGATGTTTGCAGTCCTAAAAGTCAAAATCTTGGGTTGTAAAAAGGAGTTACCATTATTACTTTGCTTTATTGCAATGATGTTAATCTTCACTTATATATTTGGAGCTTCATTTACTTCTGACGACAATAAACCTAAAGTGAGTGTTGTAGATAATATAGATAGTGATATAAGCAGAATGATGATTTCCAAGTTAAAGGATAGTAATAATATAGAAATAGAAGAGACCAGTTATGAAGCAGCAGAAAGTGATGTAGAGAATTCAAAATCAATATCGGCAATAGTTTTCAATCAAAGCAAGAACAACGACATTAATCTATCTATAATGTATATTAATGAAACTACTGATATAATGATGGTTAAGAATCTATTACAGTCAGCTGTTATGACATTCCGTAATAATATAAATCTTACAGATATTACTTATGAGTATCTTAATAGCAAAAATATTGAGATAGATAAAGATTTACTAAGCAAAAATATTATGAATGATCTAGAAAAGCTGAAGGATAAAAGAATTTTTTATAAGATTGATTCTTCGTTTATAGATAGCACTTATGATGGATACGATAACCTAAAGCAATCTCTAGCTGGATTTTCATTGTTCTTTTCAATGTTCCTGGTTTTCTTCGGAATAGGAACCATTATAGAAGAAAAGAAGAACTATGTATGGCAACGACAATTAGTATCTCCCATAAAAAATAGTGCTATATTATCAGGAAATCTGATGGCAACTTTCATTGTTGGTTTTTTGAATATATTTGTAATGGTTTATGCAGGAAAATATTTATTCCATGTAGATTGGGGTAAAAGTGACCTTGGAATATTATTGATATTAGGAGCTTTTATATTTACTGTTACATGCCTTGGATTATTTATATCATCATTTTTCAAGACACAGCAGCAATTATCAGCAATAGTTCCTGTAATTACAGTAAGCACATCTATGTTAGGTGGTTGTATGTGGCCTTTGGAGATGATTAAATCAAAGACATTATTATTCATAGCTAACCTTACTCCGCAAAAATGGGCTTTGGAAGGAATTAAGGATATGATAATGTATGGTCATGGAATAGATGCGGTAGTTACACCTGTATTGGTTTTACTCTTGATGGGTATAGTATATCTAATATTAGGTACTAGATTTATACGTATGAAAAATTAATATGAAAAAAAAAATCTAAATCGGAACTTGTTATATTGGTTTATTAATATATATATATATATTAGTAGAATTAAGGTAACTTTGATATATGAGTATAATCCGCTACAAATTTTTTAGGGGATAATCCTACAATCTTCTTGAATTTTTTATAAAAATTGGAATAATCATTAAAACCAGCTAAATAACAAGCTCCTATAACCGGAATACCTTCTAATAGAAGGTGTTTTGCTTTTTCTATACGTTTTATATTGATATATTCTATTATCGTTATTCCTGTATTTTCTTTGAATAGGTGACATAGATAATATTTATTGATATAAAACTTGTCTGATAGCGAATCTAAATTTATGTTATTATCTAAATTATCGTTGATATACTGCTGTATGGATACGATCTTAGGGTCTGATTTCGTATGATTTCTAGTCTTGCTGGAATCAAATATTATAGAGTTAATCTTTATTATAAGTTGTAGAAGTAACGTCTTCACCATCAATTCCGAAGAATGTTTCTTATAATATTTATCAATCTCCATAAAGTAATAGAGCAGATTATTCTCTAGAGTTAGAGATGCTTTAATGAGATTGTTTTTTGCTGATTTGCGTTTTTTAAAAAGTTCTATTGGATTATCATAAGTTGAATTCAGAATAGATAGATAATCTGGTCTGAATTGGATAATTTTCCTTTCATATTTATTTTTATTTCTTAAAAAAGGTCTATGCAATTCTCTATCATTAGTTATGACTATATCATATTTATTTAATTTATATACCTTGTCTTCAACATAATAATTAATATTATCACTGATACATAGGAAAATTTCATAAATATCATGGGTGTGAAGAGGGATATCATAGGAACCTGATGAGGTTGCATGAAAATAAATAAAATCCATTTCTTGTTTAATTAGAGTGTATTTATCCACAATATTACCTACTTTCCATTGATTACTTACAACAGGTACCCCTTTTTATTTGACTGCAATAAATTATTGATGAGAAAAGTTGAGTCAAATACTTATAAATACAATATAATTATACAGCAATATATGCAATATATAAAGCAATACTTTCATAGAATATTTTACAATAATATTATAGAATTCAACTATAGAAAATCAAAAATTTATTGTGATTGTAAGGAGTGAGTAAATGGGTATTGAGAAAATAGGAATTGCAATTGTGGGATGCGGTACTATATTTACGAACCATATTGAAACTGTAGTTCATAATGATAAAGTGGAATTGATGTATTTAGTTGATATTAATGAAGAAAAAGTCAAAAGCTTAGCTGATAGATATAATTGTGAATTCTCAGTGAATATAGATGATGTATTAAGAGATGAAAGAGTTGATGTGGTTCATATCCTGACACCTCACTATTTACATTGTGAAATGGCAAAAAAAGCAATACTTGCTTCTAAACATGTCATTCTAGAAAAACCAGCAGGAATTGAATTAGAAGATGTTCAAGAATTGAAAGAACTATCTATTAAGATGAATAAACAAATAGCTGTAGTTTTCCAGAATAGATATAATCCATCATTATTGAAAGCAAAAGAAATACTTGATTCTAATATGTTGGGTGATATAAAAGGGTTAAGAGCTTTTATTACATGGGAAAGAGATAAAGAATATTACGATCAAGATGAGTGGAGAGGAAAATGGAAAACAGAAGGGGGAGGATTATTGATTAATCAAGCCATACATACTCTTGATGTGATGCAGTGGCTTGGAGGTGAAATATCAGAAATAAAAGGACACATAGATACGAGGATACTTAATGAAGTCATAGAAGTAGAGGATACGGCAGATGCTACATTGAAATATAAAAACGGTGCAGTCGGTCTTTTCTATGGTAGTAATAATTATGTTGCCAATTCACCTATTGAAATCGAAATAATATGCGATAAAGGTAAGCTTGTATTGGATAACGATACATTATGGTTGCGAGAAAATGAAAATATACAGAAAATAGTAGCAGACAAGAAACCTAATGGATCCAAAAGTTATTGGGGAAACGGTCATAAGATATTTATTAATCATGTGTATGATAGATTAATGAAAGAAGAAAAGGTTGATATAGATATAGATATAGGTCTAAAAGCGTTAGAGATAGTACAAGGTATATACAATTCCAGTAGAAACAATGCATATTACAAAATGAAATATCAAGACAATATTTGCAATGTTGATTGATGAAACAGGAGGGTGACATGATGAGTAGATTTATATTAACAGGTTTTTCTGATGAAGCTAGTATGGATATAGATATTCAACTTGATGTTCTACAAGAGAATGGTGTCAACTATATGGAAATACGTGGTGTCAACGACAAAAATGTTGCAGACCTCACTATTGAAGAAGCAAGAGAAATAAAAAGAAAGCTTGGTAAAAGAGGGGTAGGGGTTTCGGCTATAGGTTCACCAATAGGTAAAATCAAGATAACTGACCCTTTTGAACCTCATCTAGAAAAATTCAAACATGTTCTAAAATTATCCAAGATTTTTCATACAAAATATATAAGAATGTTTAGTTTCTTCATACCAGAAGGAGATAACCCAGATAATTATAGAGAAGAGGTTATCAGAAGATGGAAGATGTTTTTGGATGCAGCCAAAAACTATGATGTCATTCTACTACATGAAAATGAAAAAAGTATTTATGGAGATATTCCAAGAAGATGTCTGGAATTGACAGAAGCTCTGAAATGTCCTCAGTTCAAGTTGATATTTGATTTTGCTAATTTCGTTCAATGTGATGTAAAGGATTTAATGGAAGCATATAACTTGTTGAAATCAGAAATAGTATATTTACATATAAAAGATGCCCTTTATGAAGGACATAAAGTTGTACCAGCTGGTTATGGTGATGGTCAAATACTGAAAATACTTAGGGAAGTCAAGAAGACTTCATACGAAGGATTTTTATCATTAGAACCTCACTTAGGTAACTTCAAAGGTTTTGCAGAACTTGAACAAGGTGATGTCAGTGAGGGTCTAGAAGATAGCGGACCGGCTAAATTCAATGTTGCTGCTAATGCTCTAAGAGATTTATTGAAAAGATTATAGAGGAGGATAAAAATGAGTGAAGTACGTTTTGGAATCATAGGTTTTGGTAATATGGGTTCTAGTCATGCAGAATCCATATATAGAGGTAAAGTGAAAAATGGTAAATTAGTTGGAGTGTGTGATATTAATGAAGATAAATTAAAAAGGAGCAGAGAATTATATCCTGATGTCACATGTTACAGTAGTCATCATGATATGTTGAAGAATAAGGATATAGATGCGATTATTGTCGCAACACCTCATTATGACCATCCATCTATTGCCATTGATGCATTGAAAGCCAATAAACATGTTCTTATCGAGAAACCAGCAGGAGTCTACACAAAAGCTGTAAGAGAGATGAATGAAGTAAGCAAGAAGACAGATAAAGTATTTGCTATTATGTACAATCAAAGAACCGATCCATACTATAGTAAAGTCAAGGAATTGATAGATGATGGAGAATTAGGTGAAATAAGAAGAATCAACTGGATTATTACTGACTGGTATAGGCCACAGAGCTATTATAACTCAGGTGGATGGAGAGCCACTTGGGCTGGAGAAGGTGGAGGAGTATTACTTAATCAGGACCCTCACCAACTTGATTTATGGCAATGGATATGTGGTATGCCTACGAGAATCAGAGCATTCTGTCAATTTGGTAAAATGCATGATATTGAAGTGGAAGATGATGTAACAGCATATATGGAATATGCTAACGGGGCTACTGGAGTATTTGTAACATCTACAAGTGATGCACCAGGAACTAATCGTTTTGAAATAAGTGGAGATAGAGGTAAAATAGTTGTTGAAAATAGAAAAATAACTTTCTGGAGATTAAGGGTTTCAGAGAGAGAATTTAATGCAACATTTACGGGAGGCTTCGGTAACCCTGAATGTTGGAAGTGTGAGATTGATGTAAAACCTAATGAGCTTCAGCAACATGTAGCTATTCTAACCAACCTAGTTGAAGCTATACTTGATGGTAAAGAACTGATTGCACCTGGTGTTGAAGGCATTAGGGGACTTACAATATCTAATGCAATGCATTTATCGGCATGGATTGATGATTGGGTGAACCTACCAATTGATGAAGATCTCTATTATGATATGTTACAAGATAAAATCAAGAATTCGGTAGTAAGTAAAGACAATAAAGATGTGGTACTTGATGTTAAGGGAACATTTTAATCAATATATTATGAAAGAAGGTATTATTATGAAGATTGCAGCGCAATTATATACAGTACATGATTTTTTGGGAACAAAAAAAGATATGGAAATGACTTTTAAAAAAGTAAAAGAAATGGGATACGATTATATTCAGTTATCAGGAGCGGGATACATTGATGATGAAAAAGCTGATTTCATAAATGAATTGATAAAAATATATGGTTTGAAAATATGTGTTACCCATATGAGCTATGAACAGTTGAATGATGAGTTGGAATCATTGATCAAATATCATAAAATGTGGAACTGCCAATATATCGGTATAGGAGCCATGCCAGAACAATACAGGAATAAAGAAAACATAAATGAGTTCATAGAATGGGCTAATAAAATAGGAAAAAAAGTTTCTGATGAGGGTCT from Vallitalea longa includes:
- a CDS encoding ABC transporter permease codes for the protein MFAVLKVKILGCKKELPLLLCFIAMMLIFTYIFGASFTSDDNKPKVSVVDNIDSDISRMMISKLKDSNNIEIEETSYEAAESDVENSKSISAIVFNQSKNNDINLSIMYINETTDIMMVKNLLQSAVMTFRNNINLTDITYEYLNSKNIEIDKDLLSKNIMNDLEKLKDKRIFYKIDSSFIDSTYDGYDNLKQSLAGFSLFFSMFLVFFGIGTIIEEKKNYVWQRQLVSPIKNSAILSGNLMATFIVGFLNIFVMVYAGKYLFHVDWGKSDLGILLILGAFIFTVTCLGLFISSFFKTQQQLSAIVPVITVSTSMLGGCMWPLEMIKSKTLLFIANLTPQKWALEGIKDMIMYGHGIDAVVTPVLVLLLMGIVYLILGTRFIRMKN
- a CDS encoding Gfo/Idh/MocA family protein yields the protein MGIEKIGIAIVGCGTIFTNHIETVVHNDKVELMYLVDINEEKVKSLADRYNCEFSVNIDDVLRDERVDVVHILTPHYLHCEMAKKAILASKHVILEKPAGIELEDVQELKELSIKMNKQIAVVFQNRYNPSLLKAKEILDSNMLGDIKGLRAFITWERDKEYYDQDEWRGKWKTEGGGLLINQAIHTLDVMQWLGGEISEIKGHIDTRILNEVIEVEDTADATLKYKNGAVGLFYGSNNYVANSPIEIEIICDKGKLVLDNDTLWLRENENIQKIVADKKPNGSKSYWGNGHKIFINHVYDRLMKEEKVDIDIDIGLKALEIVQGIYNSSRNNAYYKMKYQDNICNVD
- a CDS encoding sugar phosphate isomerase/epimerase family protein; the encoded protein is MSRFILTGFSDEASMDIDIQLDVLQENGVNYMEIRGVNDKNVADLTIEEAREIKRKLGKRGVGVSAIGSPIGKIKITDPFEPHLEKFKHVLKLSKIFHTKYIRMFSFFIPEGDNPDNYREEVIRRWKMFLDAAKNYDVILLHENEKSIYGDIPRRCLELTEALKCPQFKLIFDFANFVQCDVKDLMEAYNLLKSEIVYLHIKDALYEGHKVVPAGYGDGQILKILREVKKTSYEGFLSLEPHLGNFKGFAELEQGDVSEGLEDSGPAKFNVAANALRDLLKRL
- a CDS encoding helix-turn-helix domain-containing protein; its protein translation is MDKYTLIKQEMDFIYFHATSSGSYDIPLHTHDIYEIFLCISDNINYYVEDKVYKLNKYDIVITNDRELHRPFLRNKNKYERKIIQFRPDYLSILNSTYDNPIELFKKRKSAKNNLIKASLTLENNLLYYFMEIDKYYKKHSSELMVKTLLLQLIIKINSIIFDSSKTRNHTKSDPKIVSIQQYINDNLDNNINLDSLSDKFYINKYYLCHLFKENTGITIIEYINIKRIEKAKHLLLEGIPVIGACYLAGFNDYSNFYKKFKKIVGLSPKKFVADYTHISKLP
- a CDS encoding Gfo/Idh/MocA family protein; the protein is MSEVRFGIIGFGNMGSSHAESIYRGKVKNGKLVGVCDINEDKLKRSRELYPDVTCYSSHHDMLKNKDIDAIIVATPHYDHPSIAIDALKANKHVLIEKPAGVYTKAVREMNEVSKKTDKVFAIMYNQRTDPYYSKVKELIDDGELGEIRRINWIITDWYRPQSYYNSGGWRATWAGEGGGVLLNQDPHQLDLWQWICGMPTRIRAFCQFGKMHDIEVEDDVTAYMEYANGATGVFVTSTSDAPGTNRFEISGDRGKIVVENRKITFWRLRVSEREFNATFTGGFGNPECWKCEIDVKPNELQQHVAILTNLVEAILDGKELIAPGVEGIRGLTISNAMHLSAWIDDWVNLPIDEDLYYDMLQDKIKNSVVSKDNKDVVLDVKGTF